The sequence ACGATCATTAGCAGGTCTGTACCATGCGTTACtatgattacaaaataaaatggctgACTTCCTGTTTACAAAAGactgttaaaaataatttgcaatcTCCCTGGTTCATAAAAATCGCTTCCCGGGCATTGTCGTTGGAGTAAATGGGCAGGTTTCTTTGTTTCACGTGGAACAGatggcaaatatatttataaccaCATTAGCTCATGATATCACGGACCGCCGGATGATTTATTAACTCTTTAGGCGCAAATGGGGTTGATTAATGCATTTCGGCGTGGTAATAATGGCTCCCACACCCCAGCTGAGCTTAAAGAGATCAGCAACCGGTAGTTTTATAGATAATCAAGATCTTTATCCTGATGGACGCAAATAATATGTGTGCGTTCGGCGTGTCACTAAATTACACGCTAGTCTGTGTTCGgcagtaaagaaaaatacagtttaGGAAATGCTTGGCAATGGAGTGAGTAATAATGACAGAGTCAGACGGGAAAATGAAGATGACTGGGTCGCTGCCGAGGAATAACGAGGGGGCCAGAAAGGTGGATGTCCTATTTATGACTTCTGGCTGGTTTCAGGCTCTGCTAGGCCATGTAATGTTTAATTCCGCAAACCATCTGTTGAAGGTTGGAAAGAGCTTGGAGCTACTGAGAGGGGGAAATGTGCGGTTATTAAAGGAGTTATCATTACTTTTACCTCAGGAAACCTAGGAGTccaacattaattaaaatagtaatttattACTAATTTAAGGAAGAATTACTTGGTTAGTTTGGCCAGACTACAGCACAAGATAACCCAATGGTAACTTGGAGCAGGTCCATGTGGCGAGTTGGAAGGCTTGTCCATGGATTGACCATTTGTTGGACGAGTCCCTATCTATTTGAAGCTGAGGAGGTCCTAGGCACAATGTTGGGCACAAGCTTCCATTAGTGGCCCAGAGGAGCTGTCTCTTGGAACGCCATTGATTTTCACACAGGTTCACAaatcatattaattaaaaaaatgaaagaaaatgttgtCGTAAGCCCTACACAAAGAAGACTCGTGGCTTGCAGCCTCGTAGCTTAGAACGTAGCTAGTTACGCAATCGTGTCCTTTATTACAATCGCATTGAGCAAACAGAGGATCCGATGTATTTACTCTCTGCACGGGCAACGCTATAAAGTTGTTAGAAGCTACGGTTGCTTAGCAACATTACCAGgtcaacaaaaattaaaaaaaaataaaaagtcagtTCTTGGGTCGAATATGAATTATTCACTCCTTACATCCTGGAATACACTCTGCGTACACCAAAGAGGCTTCAAGTCGTGCTAGGGGGGAGAGAAAACAATGCCTAAAAGGTAACAAAAGAGTTAATTTGTTACTGATTCCGCTtgtgaataataaatgtaaataaaacataatatatgttTCTAATCGTATTCCGAGctgatttcatgttattttcccCCCAGTAGGAATTTCTGTGAAACTAATAAGAATAACAGATTTGAACGAGATATTTGCTGCAGCCGGGCGATCGAtagaaaaattgaaataaattcaAACGTTcgtagtatttaaaaaaaaaaaaacacacataatgtAGTGGAAGTAGAAGATACATTGTTTATAATCtgatttctctttatttattgtattcgCTAGCAGTTTTTTCACGATCATTTTACtgaattttacatatttattcttATAAACGGTGGAAAAATATCATTAAAGCAAAATATccagaaaattgtattaaaagttttaaaatttaTAGCTTCTTACTTATAATCAGCACATTTCTTATGTTTCTCCCACTTTAGTAACGCTATTCCAATTGCAAAACAGCTGTCTTCTATAAAAGGTAAGAATACAATGTTGCAAATTTTGATTCTAATTTAATAAGCATTTGTTGATTCAGAAGCTTTGGTGtatttctaatttatcaatcaaatcggccccattcggcccccgtctagtcgccggtttctgctgctgtaaagactcaaaccttaatcagtcgttggtctcgtctttgattcaggagccgtatgcctatcccatgcatgtttaataccctcactgtattaccctctaccacctctgctgggaggctgttccacttatctaccaccctctataCCATAACACAAACTAAACATCtcttttttacacaattaaTATTTGATACTGAATTCTCTCCAGCTCTTGGTAAAGGCTCCGACCTCGAGAAAGCCATAGCCACCACAATCCTTGTATATAATACGTACGCAGAAGCAGATGGTAAAATAGGAAAAGGTGAAGCTAAGGACTTGCTCCAAACACAGTTCCAGAACTTCTCACAGGTAAAATGCTGCATAATGTGGTTATTTGTCCAACATAATGGGTCGGATTGCCGTTGTTGGCTAGTGGCTTCTGTCTACCAGTTAACATTCCACTAACATTTGGAAGGAAACATAGTTGGAGTGGCCTCTGTTTAAATGCTGGGTTACAAGAAGACCTCAATGCCCCTTAATGATTTCTTCAGCCATTCTTTGATTCATTTTTGTAACGTCCAGGATGGCTGGGTAATATCTCCAGTTAAAGCCCTTTACAAAGAGGCACGAGCTACGTGGCTCCAGAACGTTGAGGATTGAAATGTTGGGAGCTGGAGGAGAGAAGCCAAGTTGGACAGCATTGAACTATATCTCTTCCTCGCTATCTTGTATTCTCACCACAGGGACAGGAAACGAAGCCCAAATACAAAGAGTTAATAGCTGATCTTGAACAAGACAAAGATGGGAAAATGGACTTTGAAGATTTCATGGTCCTTCTGCTGAGCGTGTCCCTGATGTCCGACCTCTTCCGGGAAATCCGACAAGTGAAGAATtccaaataaatacacagaagACTCAtaataaacttgttttttttatggaatttgtATAGTGTTTTGTCGTATTCGTGAGTTGGGTGCACGGCTGTATGTAGAGGACGTTTCTATGCATTGAAGTTGGTTTTCAGGCCTGATCCAGGGCAGCGCTCTCCTCTGTGGCTGTTGTCCTCATTGGTCAGTGTCGCGACATGATGTCATACCATGGCGTTACATCTCTTAATGGCGTAATCCCAGGCACTTTATACTATGGAGGTAGTGGTGGCTTGGCACAGaataaatgggccagttggggagattgtAAATCTCCTTTGTAACCAGCCCCTCCGCTGCCCTCTGGACCTTCAGATCTAAGGCCAGGGTATGccgcttgttttttttacatttttttatcatcatttcCTGAGCATTGAAGTGTTGTACGGTGAAACAGGAAGTAAGGTGTGCACGGGAAATGTGCTTCCCCTAGCTCACTGAAAATCAGGATATGCCAAATAAATTGATAGGAATCGGTGTTATATTTAAGTGGAGTCGAAAAACAGCTTGAATTTTTACATGAACCAGACGCATAcgtataaaagaa is a genomic window of Spea bombifrons isolate aSpeBom1 chromosome 6, aSpeBom1.2.pri, whole genome shotgun sequence containing:
- the SNTN gene encoding sentan; protein product: MPKSNAIPIAKQLSSIKALGKGSDLEKAIATTILVYNTYAEADGKIGKGEAKDLLQTQFQNFSQGQETKPKYKELIADLEQDKDGKMDFEDFMVLLLSVSLMSDLFREIRQVKNSK